The proteins below come from a single Alnus glutinosa chromosome 9, dhAlnGlut1.1, whole genome shotgun sequence genomic window:
- the LOC133876804 gene encoding uncharacterized protein LOC133876804, which yields MRESSAAYELKRRAASQVSYPSKRPALGTGSRPAEKRNFPPTAGNQATSCYKCGKVHAGEFKASEPNCFRCGQFGHFKRNCPLDAPEGSRPPGNNFPPRRPAQARVYTLTPVEVDEEEERGVNDVVTGTIFLFGILACTLFDSGTTHSFIYEAYIKLRHVSTRPLVQSLTVETPGGKKVVCDKMVENCPINIKGRNLPINLSVFKYLGYDVILGMDWLSKYYASINCREKVVVFQLPGVERFKFNGSSTRATPPLLSAIQATGNIRQGASVVLAYVTAKPEAKRTLEDIPVACDYPDVFAEVVTGLPLDHEIEFTIDLIPGTQPIHKAPYRMAPAELKELKKQSKNIWTEDSYAQAYHRGEHQYCLSRRKMGLCDYA from the coding sequence ATGCGCGAATCATCCGCCGCTTACGAACTGAAGAGGCGAGCAGCATCGCAGGTGTCATACCCATCCAAACGACCTGCACTTGGTACTGGAAGCAGGCCAGCTGAGAAGAGGAATTTCCCTCCAACAGCAGGGAATCAGGCGACTTCATGCTATAAGTGCGGGAAGGTGCATGCTGGAGAGTTCAAGGCTAGCGAACCAAACTGCTTTAggtgtggtcaatttggccactTCAAGAGGAATTGTCCACTGGATGCCCCAGAAGGATCCCGACCCCCAGGAAACAACTTTCCACCAAGGCGACCCGCCCAAGCGAGGGTGTATACCTTAACTCCGGTTGAggtagacgaagaagaagaacgaggtgTTAACGATGTTGTGACAGGTaccatctttttgtttggtatccttgcgtgtactctttttgattcaggaaCTACACATTCATTCATTTATGAAGCATACATTAAATTACGTCATGTTAGCACTCGACCTTTAGTACAAAGTCTTACGGTTGAAACCCCTGGAGGAAAGAAAGTCGTATGCGATAAAATGGTAGAGAATTgtccaatcaatataaaaggaagGAACCTACCCATCAATCTATCAGTGTTTAAATATCTAGGATATGAtgtaatcctaggcatggactggttatcaaagtattatgcgAGTATAAATTGTAGAGAGAAGGTAGTCGTTTTTCAATTGCCAGGTgttgaaagatttaaattcaACGGATCTTCTACACGAGCTACTCCACCGCTACTTTCCGCAATACAAGCTACAGGGAATATACGACAAGGAGCATCAGTGGTCTTAGCTTATGTGACGGCAAAACCAGAAGCTAAGCGTACGTTGGAAGATATTCCAGTGGCGTGCGATTACCCAGACGTGTTTGCCGAGGTTGTGACAGGATTGCCACTTGATCATGAGATTGAGTTTACCATTGATTTGATTCCGggaactcaacccattcacAAAGCACCTTATCGTATGGCGCCTGCCGAGTTGAAAGAGCTAAAGAAACAATCCAAGAACatttggacagaggattcatacGCCCAAGCGTATCACCGTGGGGAGCACCAGTACTGTTTGtcaagaagaaagatgggacTATGCGACTATGCTTAG